In Shouchella patagoniensis, the following are encoded in one genomic region:
- a CDS encoding cysteine hydrolase family protein → MKALLVIDYTNDFIASDGALSVGKPGQMIEIPLLERVHQFHQNQDLIVYAVDVHEEGNKHHPETVLYPPHNIRNTKGRELYGKVKEHYEMIKNEDHVIWLDKTRYSAFVGTNLDLLLRERGVTDIHLVGDVTDICVLHTAVYAYSLGYKLTIYKDAVASFDKSGHEWALRHFENALGAQII, encoded by the coding sequence ATGAAAGCTTTGCTGGTCATTGATTATACAAATGATTTTATTGCTAGTGATGGAGCTTTATCAGTGGGAAAACCAGGACAAATGATAGAAATTCCTTTATTGGAGCGAGTGCATCAATTTCATCAGAATCAAGACTTAATTGTTTATGCAGTAGATGTTCATGAAGAGGGAAATAAACATCATCCAGAGACAGTTTTATACCCACCTCATAATATACGTAACACAAAAGGGAGGGAGCTTTATGGAAAAGTAAAAGAACATTATGAAATGATCAAAAACGAAGATCATGTCATATGGCTTGATAAAACGAGGTACTCAGCATTTGTAGGAACAAACTTGGACTTGTTGTTGCGGGAAAGAGGAGTAACAGACATTCACCTTGTTGGAGATGTAACTGATATATGTGTGCTGCATACAGCTGTGTATGCTTACTCGTTAGGGTACAAACTTACTATATATAAGGATGCTGTCGCAAGCTTCGATAAAAGTGGACATGAATGGGCCTTACGTCATTTTGAAAATGCATTGGGGGCACAAATTATATAA
- a CDS encoding SE1832 family protein, protein MKTVQELEAQLAELKSDFIRIQGDVEKIETTGGNVALAVKQLTALENEIAEVRTQLREALKKDN, encoded by the coding sequence ATGAAGACTGTTCAAGAACTTGAAGCTCAATTGGCTGAATTAAAAAGCGATTTCATCCGCATTCAAGGTGACGTAGAGAAAATTGAAACCACCGGTGGTAATGTTGCATTAGCCGTAAAACAGCTTACTGCTCTTGAAAATGAAATTGCAGAAGTCCGAACCCAATTACGAGAAGCTTTAAAAAAGGATAACTAG